From the Desulfonatronum thiosulfatophilum genome, one window contains:
- the cobT gene encoding nicotinate-nucleotide--dimethylbenzimidazole phosphoribosyltransferase, with product MSLSSISSGSTGTILQECTAAISALNKSATPDIQARLDNLTKPRGSLGRLEDLALRLTLISMAAGRGNLPQADPARIYTCAADHGVAARGVSKFPQEVTRQMVFNFLNGGAAVNVFTRSSDVELRVVDVGVKGADFADTPGLLNRKIAQGTADISAGPAMSLQECISAVELGISLAEQAANEGIRVVGTGEMGIANTTAATALYCAYLDLPPETITGPGTGLNEQEIRHKAGVVGRALQTNHVELPPADPMRTLAALGGLEIACLSGLILGCARRKLAVVIDGFISTAAYVAAWKIHPSVGDYAFFAHGSAEPGHSVILHHLRVRPILDLGMRLGEGTGVALAIPILRAAAAMYNNMASFADAGVSGSDDSA from the coding sequence ATGTCCCTCTCCTCCATTTCTTCCGGATCAACAGGAACAATTCTCCAGGAATGCACAGCGGCCATCAGTGCGCTGAACAAGTCCGCCACGCCGGACATTCAAGCCAGACTGGACAACCTGACGAAACCCAGGGGCAGCCTCGGCAGGCTGGAAGACCTGGCCCTGCGACTGACCCTGATCAGCATGGCCGCCGGTCGCGGCAACCTTCCTCAGGCCGATCCGGCCCGGATCTACACCTGCGCCGCGGATCATGGCGTGGCCGCCAGGGGGGTAAGCAAATTTCCCCAGGAAGTGACCCGCCAAATGGTGTTCAACTTCCTGAACGGCGGCGCGGCCGTCAATGTTTTCACCCGATCCTCGGATGTGGAACTGCGCGTGGTGGACGTGGGCGTCAAGGGAGCCGATTTTGCGGACACGCCCGGTCTCCTGAACCGCAAGATCGCGCAGGGCACCGCGGATATCAGCGCCGGGCCGGCCATGAGCCTCCAGGAGTGCATCAGCGCCGTGGAACTGGGAATCTCGCTGGCCGAGCAGGCCGCGAACGAAGGAATACGCGTGGTGGGCACGGGGGAAATGGGAATAGCGAACACCACCGCGGCCACGGCCCTGTACTGCGCGTATCTGGATCTTCCTCCGGAAACGATCACCGGCCCGGGCACCGGCTTGAACGAGCAGGAAATCCGCCACAAGGCTGGAGTGGTTGGCAGGGCCTTGCAGACCAATCATGTTGAATTGCCCCCCGCCGACCCCATGCGGACCCTGGCCGCTCTGGGCGGGCTGGAAATCGCATGTTTGAGCGGGCTGATCCTGGGCTGCGCACGTCGCAAGCTTGCGGTCGTCATTGACGGATTCATCTCCACGGCAGCCTATGTGGCGGCGTGGAAGATCCACCCTTCCGTGGGTGATTACGCATTTTTCGCTCATGGTTCAGCGGAACCTGGGCACAGCGTCATCCTGCACCACCTCCGCGTCCGTCCCATCCTGGATCTGGGCATGCGTCTGGGCGAGGGTACGGGTGTCGCGTTGGCGATCCCCATTCTCCGTGCTGCAGCGGCAATGTACAACAATATGGCCAGCTTTGCCGATGCCGGCGTCAGCGGTTCCGACGACTCCGCCTGA
- the dsrP gene encoding sulfate reduction electron transfer complex DsrMKJOP subunit DsrP produces the protein MLEKALQGNKAYWGWITTLLVFIGIGFGFYIYQLQHGLTVTGLSRDVSWGLYIGQLTYMVGIAASAVMLVLPYYLHNYKAYSQLVIFGEFLAVSAVIVCLLFVVVDLGQPQRLMNVVRFPTPNSILFWDMVVLNGYLFLNLVIGWSVLQAMKKGIRPAGWVKFLIYVSIPWAVSIHTVTAFLYAGLPGRYFWFDSLMAASFLASAFAAGPALLLLLLFIVRRVAGLVIPQEAIQTMAKVIAYAWAINLFMLLLKVFSAYYSQYPGKMLTFDYLYGGVGGQLLMPWMWNFVFLAVVALALLIIPATRKNQTTLTIALIMVFVAGWIDKGLALIIGGFVPNPFKTYTEYWPTIPEFFITVGIYAIGLLILTVLYKVALSVQREAAS, from the coding sequence ATGTTGGAAAAAGCGCTTCAGGGCAATAAGGCTTACTGGGGGTGGATTACGACGCTCCTGGTGTTCATCGGCATCGGGTTCGGTTTTTACATCTATCAGCTGCAGCACGGGCTTACGGTCACGGGTCTGAGCCGCGACGTCTCCTGGGGACTGTACATCGGACAGTTGACGTACATGGTCGGCATCGCCGCCTCTGCCGTCATGCTGGTCTTGCCCTACTATCTGCACAACTACAAAGCTTACAGTCAGCTCGTCATCTTCGGCGAGTTTTTGGCCGTATCAGCGGTTATCGTCTGTCTTCTGTTCGTCGTGGTGGACCTTGGTCAGCCGCAACGGCTGATGAATGTGGTCCGTTTTCCCACTCCCAACTCCATTCTTTTCTGGGACATGGTCGTGTTGAACGGCTACCTCTTCCTGAATCTGGTCATCGGCTGGTCCGTACTGCAGGCGATGAAGAAAGGCATTCGTCCGGCGGGTTGGGTCAAGTTCCTGATTTACGTGTCCATTCCCTGGGCCGTGAGCATTCATACCGTCACGGCATTCTTGTACGCCGGTCTGCCAGGACGGTATTTCTGGTTTGATTCCTTAATGGCTGCCAGCTTCCTGGCCTCGGCTTTCGCAGCCGGACCGGCTCTGCTTCTGTTGCTGCTATTCATTGTCCGCCGTGTAGCCGGTTTGGTCATTCCTCAGGAAGCCATACAAACCATGGCCAAGGTTATCGCATACGCTTGGGCCATCAACCTGTTCATGCTTCTGCTTAAGGTGTTTTCCGCATACTACAGTCAGTACCCGGGCAAGATGCTGACCTTCGACTACCTTTACGGCGGAGTCGGCGGCCAGCTGTTGATGCCCTGGATGTGGAATTTTGTCTTCCTTGCCGTGGTGGCGTTGGCTCTGTTGATCATTCCCGCCACCCGGAAAAATCAGACCACGTTGACCATAGCCTTGATCATGGTCTTTGTGGCCGGCTGGATCGACAAGGGACTTGCCCTGATCATCGGCGGCTTTGTCCCCAACCCGTTCAAGACCTATACTGAGTATTGGCCGACCATACCTGAGTTCTTTATTACCGTCGGCATTTATGCCATCGGTTTGCTGATCCTCACGGTTCTTTACAAGGTAGCTTTGTCGGTCCAGCGCGAAGCCGCATCATAG
- a CDS encoding ATP-dependent 6-phosphofructokinase gives MKEATSDVSRPDKVSTKIPDLGPAKIRSHMECALFIKDDQRVQLFVANEEGESGSMSMQTYDFEPAGPRSSLYFDPPKTKCAIVTCGGLCPGINDVIRALVMTAHHSYGVAGILGIRYGLQGFIPEFGHHLMELTPDKVANIHEFGGTILSSSRGPQSPEDIVDALERMNVSVLFLIGGDGTMQASLKIQEEVAKRKLKLSVIGIPKTIDNDINFVPRSFGFDTAVEKATEAIRCAHTEALGAPNGIGMVKLMGREAGFIAAQATLALKDVNFVLIPEDPFEIHGQNGFLQALDDRIRRRGHAVVVVAEGAGQDLLAASSETDASGNPVLRDICGLLRREIDIYFKSKNTEYTLKFIDPSYIIRSIPANANDRVYCGFLGQNAVHAAMAGKTGMVVSKLHGHYIHLPLSLVAGKRKSISTVSNYWQAVLQSTGQPVHMKTNLDQYPQGTTCKI, from the coding sequence ATGAAAGAAGCAACATCCGACGTCAGCAGACCAGATAAGGTTTCCACGAAAATTCCTGATCTGGGTCCTGCGAAAATCCGTTCACACATGGAATGCGCCTTGTTCATTAAGGACGATCAGCGTGTCCAGCTTTTTGTCGCCAACGAGGAAGGCGAGTCCGGCTCCATGTCCATGCAGACCTATGACTTCGAACCCGCGGGACCTCGTTCAAGCCTCTATTTCGACCCTCCCAAAACGAAATGCGCCATCGTCACCTGCGGCGGCCTCTGCCCCGGCATCAACGACGTCATTCGCGCCCTGGTCATGACCGCGCACCACAGTTACGGCGTGGCCGGCATTTTGGGAATCCGCTACGGCCTGCAGGGTTTCATCCCTGAGTTCGGCCACCACCTCATGGAACTGACTCCGGACAAAGTCGCAAATATTCATGAATTCGGCGGAACCATCCTTTCCTCCTCCCGGGGGCCGCAGTCACCTGAAGATATTGTCGACGCCCTGGAGCGAATGAACGTCAGCGTTTTGTTCCTGATCGGCGGAGACGGCACCATGCAGGCGTCCCTGAAAATCCAGGAGGAAGTCGCGAAACGCAAGCTGAAGCTGTCCGTGATCGGGATTCCCAAAACCATCGACAACGACATCAATTTCGTCCCCCGTTCCTTCGGCTTCGATACAGCGGTGGAAAAGGCCACTGAAGCGATCCGTTGCGCGCATACCGAGGCCCTGGGCGCTCCCAACGGCATCGGAATGGTCAAACTCATGGGCAGAGAGGCAGGATTTATTGCCGCTCAGGCCACCCTGGCCTTGAAGGATGTCAATTTCGTCCTGATTCCCGAAGATCCCTTCGAGATTCACGGCCAGAACGGTTTTCTACAAGCCCTGGATGATCGTATCCGCCGCCGGGGCCATGCCGTGGTCGTGGTGGCCGAAGGCGCGGGCCAGGACCTGCTCGCCGCCTCCAGTGAAACCGACGCCTCCGGCAATCCGGTCCTGCGCGACATCTGCGGATTGCTGCGCCGCGAAATCGACATTTACTTCAAGTCCAAGAACACCGAGTACACGCTTAAATTCATCGATCCCAGCTACATCATCCGCTCGATTCCCGCCAATGCCAATGATCGCGTCTACTGCGGATTTCTGGGGCAGAATGCCGTACATGCCGCTATGGCCGGCAAGACAGGAATGGTCGTGAGCAAATTACACGGACACTACATTCACCTCCCCCTGAGCCTGGTTGCCGGAAAACGCAAATCCATCAGCACCGTCAGCAACTATTGGCAAGCCGTGTTGCAGTCCACCGGTCAACCCGTGCACATGAAGACGAATCTTGACCAATACCCTCAGGGAACGACATGCAAAATCTAA
- the dsrK gene encoding sulfate reduction electron transfer complex DsrMKJOP subunit DsrK, which produces MSQAPKPEELLQVSHVAPKKSWVDPKVDLVPGTWGYPGQPKNLEILGMPNPRIWKPTDDDWQLPPNWQEIIHEGLKERLGQYRSLKIFLDICVRCGACADKCHFFIGTGDPKNMPVLRAELLRSIYRKDFTTVGRILGAFAGGRELTQEVIKEWFYYFHQCTECRRCSLFCPYGIDTAEITIVARELLNLIGVNIDWVVGAAANCYRTGNHLGLEPQAFKGNIDFLVDDVEEYVGVRLNPTFNRKGAEILFVAPSGDVFADPGIYTYMGYMMLFEHIGLDYTISTYASEGGNFGLFTNHETMKRLNSKIYAEAKRLGVKWIIGGECGHMWRVLHQYMDTMNGPADFMEVPKSPITGTVFENSKTTKMIHIVEFMADLIHHGKLKLNPKRNDHLITTWHDSCNPARGMGMFEEPRYVLKSVCNNFFDMPENTIREATFCCGGGTGLNAGEFEYLRMMGGMPRAFAVKHVHEKHGVNRLVNMCALDRAILPPLMDYWVPDVSVSGLTELVANALIMDGEHERTVDLRGEDIPGMEGDE; this is translated from the coding sequence ATGTCACAAGCACCAAAACCTGAAGAATTGCTTCAGGTATCGCATGTCGCTCCAAAGAAGAGCTGGGTTGATCCAAAAGTGGATCTCGTTCCCGGTACCTGGGGCTATCCGGGGCAGCCGAAGAACCTGGAGATCCTGGGCATGCCCAACCCGAGGATCTGGAAACCAACGGACGACGACTGGCAGCTTCCCCCGAATTGGCAGGAAATCATTCATGAGGGTCTGAAAGAGCGTCTCGGGCAGTACCGATCGCTGAAGATCTTTCTTGACATTTGCGTCCGTTGCGGCGCCTGCGCGGACAAGTGTCACTTTTTTATCGGCACGGGCGACCCCAAGAACATGCCGGTCCTGCGGGCGGAACTGCTGCGGTCCATCTATCGCAAGGACTTCACCACGGTGGGACGCATCCTGGGCGCCTTTGCCGGCGGACGGGAATTGACCCAGGAAGTGATCAAGGAATGGTTCTACTATTTTCACCAGTGTACCGAGTGCCGGCGCTGTTCGCTGTTTTGTCCCTACGGCATCGATACGGCGGAAATCACCATTGTCGCCCGCGAACTGCTGAACCTGATCGGCGTCAACATCGATTGGGTCGTGGGCGCTGCTGCCAACTGTTACCGCACGGGAAACCATCTGGGTCTTGAGCCGCAAGCCTTCAAGGGAAATATCGACTTTCTCGTCGACGACGTCGAGGAATATGTCGGTGTACGCCTCAATCCGACCTTCAATCGCAAAGGCGCTGAGATTCTCTTTGTCGCACCTTCCGGCGACGTCTTCGCCGATCCGGGCATCTACACCTACATGGGTTACATGATGCTTTTCGAGCATATCGGCCTGGACTACACCATCAGCACCTACGCATCCGAAGGTGGAAACTTCGGCTTGTTCACCAACCATGAGACGATGAAGCGTCTGAACTCCAAGATCTACGCGGAAGCCAAACGCCTGGGCGTCAAATGGATCATCGGCGGCGAATGCGGGCACATGTGGCGGGTTTTGCACCAGTACATGGACACCATGAACGGCCCCGCGGATTTCATGGAGGTGCCCAAGTCCCCGATTACCGGAACGGTATTCGAGAACTCCAAAACAACGAAGATGATCCACATAGTCGAGTTCATGGCGGATCTCATTCACCACGGCAAGCTGAAGTTGAATCCGAAACGCAACGACCACCTGATCACCACATGGCACGACTCATGTAATCCGGCACGAGGCATGGGAATGTTCGAGGAACCGCGCTATGTTCTTAAAAGCGTCTGCAACAACTTCTTCGACATGCCAGAGAATACCATCCGTGAGGCCACCTTCTGCTGCGGCGGCGGTACAGGACTTAATGCCGGCGAATTCGAATATCTGCGGATGATGGGCGGCATGCCCCGGGCATTCGCCGTCAAGCACGTCCACGAAAAGCATGGCGTGAATCGTTTGGTGAACATGTGCGCCCTGGACAGAGCTATATTGCCGCCCCTGATGGATTATTGGGTTCCCGACGTTTCTGTTTCCGGACTGACGGAACTGGTAGCCAATGCCCTGATCATGGACGGCGAGCACGAGCGGACCGTGGATTTGCGGGGCGAGGACATTCCAGGCATGGAGGGTGACGAATAA
- the dsrO gene encoding sulfate reduction electron transfer complex DsrMKJOP subunit DsrO, with the protein MAINRRTFLKAAGLTTLAGIGGHAAMELFAPGSLGASGPARVTAYPEALHGERWAMAIDMERFTSARLYQQCIDACHQRHNVPHISGKDAIKWIWTGSYKETFTDQQSIIVPEEVKNQPFLMLCNHCDNPPCVRVCPTRATFRREDGVVTMDMHRCIGCRYCMAGCPYGARSFNYRDPRPFIRNMDSTYPTRTKGVVEKCTFCDDRLDRGLFPACVEASEGALVFGDLDNPDSDVRRVLKERYSMVRKPSLGTKPHVFYLI; encoded by the coding sequence ATGGCGATCAATCGTAGAACATTTTTGAAAGCCGCCGGACTGACCACCTTGGCCGGGATCGGCGGGCATGCGGCAATGGAACTTTTCGCCCCCGGCTCCTTGGGAGCATCCGGGCCCGCCCGAGTCACGGCGTATCCGGAAGCCCTGCACGGTGAGCGCTGGGCCATGGCTATTGATATGGAGCGTTTCACCTCCGCGCGGTTGTATCAACAATGCATCGATGCCTGCCACCAACGCCATAACGTTCCCCATATTTCCGGAAAAGACGCGATCAAGTGGATTTGGACGGGCAGTTATAAGGAAACCTTTACTGATCAACAGAGCATCATTGTTCCGGAAGAAGTGAAGAATCAGCCTTTCCTGATGCTTTGCAACCACTGCGACAATCCGCCTTGTGTGCGAGTCTGCCCCACGAGAGCTACTTTTCGAAGGGAAGACGGTGTGGTGACCATGGACATGCACCGTTGTATCGGCTGTCGCTACTGCATGGCAGGTTGCCCCTACGGTGCACGGAGTTTCAACTACCGTGATCCCAGACCCTTCATCCGGAATATGGATTCGACATACCCCACGCGAACCAAAGGCGTGGTCGAAAAATGCACTTTCTGCGATGATCGACTGGACAGAGGCCTGTTTCCTGCTTGCGTGGAAGCTTCTGAAGGGGCTTTGGTCTTCGGCGATCTGGACAACCCGGATTCCGATGTGCGCCGGGTGCTGAAGGAACGGTACAGCATGGTCCGCAAGCCCTCCCTGGGCACTAAGCCCCACGTCTTCTATCTGATATGA
- the dsrM gene encoding sulfate reduction electron transfer complex DsrMKJOP subunit DsrM → MAAWYSLLIVLGMSLFVYLGAGLLGLQAIFGIVIPYAAILVFLIGFTVRIVDWARSPVPFRIPTTAGQQKTLDWIKPSKIDSPYTTWGVVGRMALEVLFFRSLFRNTKMSLTEGKLVYGSEKWLWLGGIVFHYSFLLIVIRHLRFFTEPVPFFVQALENVDGMLQIGSPALYMTDIFLVAALLFLLLRRFYDSQMRYISQAADYFPLFLILGIALSGILMRYFTKVDLMGVKVLAMGLATFNPTVPDGLGAMFYIHLFLFCALLAYFPFSKLMHLGGVFLSPSRNLPNDSRMVRHVNPWNAPVKVHSYDHYEDDFREKMIEADIPVEKQP, encoded by the coding sequence ATGGCAGCGTGGTATTCTTTGTTAATAGTTTTGGGAATGTCTCTTTTCGTGTACCTGGGAGCCGGTCTTCTCGGTTTACAGGCCATTTTCGGAATCGTGATTCCGTATGCTGCGATTCTGGTCTTCCTGATCGGGTTCACGGTCCGAATCGTGGATTGGGCCAGATCACCGGTGCCATTCAGGATTCCGACCACGGCCGGACAGCAGAAAACTCTGGACTGGATCAAGCCCTCCAAGATTGACAGCCCCTACACCACCTGGGGCGTTGTGGGCAGAATGGCCTTGGAGGTTCTCTTTTTCCGGTCTCTGTTCCGAAACACGAAGATGAGCCTGACCGAAGGCAAGCTGGTCTATGGTTCGGAAAAGTGGCTGTGGCTGGGAGGAATCGTGTTCCACTATTCCTTTCTGCTCATCGTTATCCGCCATCTTCGTTTCTTTACCGAGCCGGTTCCGTTTTTTGTACAGGCACTGGAAAATGTTGATGGAATGCTCCAGATCGGTTCCCCCGCTCTGTACATGACGGACATCTTTCTGGTTGCCGCTCTGTTGTTTCTTCTCCTGCGCCGCTTTTACGATTCTCAGATGCGATACATCTCCCAGGCGGCCGATTATTTTCCATTATTCTTGATACTGGGCATCGCTTTGTCCGGAATCCTGATGCGCTACTTCACCAAGGTCGACCTGATGGGCGTGAAGGTTTTGGCCATGGGACTGGCCACCTTCAATCCAACGGTGCCGGATGGACTCGGGGCCATGTTCTATATCCATCTGTTCCTGTTCTGCGCCCTGCTGGCCTACTTTCCTTTCAGCAAGCTGATGCACCTTGGCGGCGTATTTCTCAGCCCGAGCCGGAACCTCCCCAATGACAGCCGGATGGTTCGCCATGTCAACCCCTGGAATGCTCCGGTAAAGGTTCATTCATACGACCATTATGAGGATGACTTCCGCGAGAAGATGATTGAAGCGGACATCCCCGTGGAAAAGCAGCCGTAG
- the dsrJ gene encoding sulfate reduction electron transfer complex DsrMKJOP subunit DsrJ — MYNASKIIPGLIIFLILMTFPFWSNIGRAAYERPELKLPEFEKECIEDGVWMRLQHMTLLDDWRDLAVRDGVRLYTNQAGKQFDMSLTMTCMSSQCHANKDEFCDQCHDALAVSPYCWDCHVVPSVGGE, encoded by the coding sequence ATGTATAACGCCAGTAAAATTATCCCCGGTTTGATCATTTTCCTCATTCTGATGACGTTCCCGTTCTGGTCGAATATCGGCCGGGCCGCATATGAGCGGCCGGAATTGAAACTGCCGGAATTTGAAAAGGAGTGCATCGAAGATGGTGTATGGATGCGCCTCCAACACATGACACTTCTTGATGACTGGCGCGATCTCGCCGTGCGGGATGGTGTCCGTCTGTACACCAATCAGGCTGGCAAGCAGTTTGACATGAGCTTGACCATGACCTGCATGTCGAGCCAGTGCCATGCGAACAAGGATGAATTCTGTGACCAGTGTCACGACGCTTTGGCTGTTTCGCCATATTGCTGGGATTGCCACGTCGTACCGTCAGTTGGGGGGGAATAA
- a CDS encoding ferredoxin, with translation MGWKITVDVDKCTGDGECVDVCPTEVYELQDGKAVAVNEEECLGCESCIEVCETNALTVEEV, from the coding sequence ATGGGTTGGAAGATTACCGTCGATGTCGACAAATGTACCGGAGACGGCGAATGTGTCGATGTTTGTCCTACTGAAGTTTATGAACTTCAAGACGGCAAAGCAGTAGCAGTGAACGAGGAAGAGTGTCTTGGTTGCGAGTCCTGCATTGAAGTCTGTGAGACAAATGCACTTACTGTAGAAGAAGTCTAG
- a CDS encoding YkgJ family cysteine cluster protein: protein MFDLPLIEALYLNHHFHGVLPKETKNQILTKADQADRASYKLKFQAYKSQRDGVETDVILEDMARKRVRCPLLNSQDRCDLYAFRPITCRLYGIPQEINSKARTCTLTKFEAGVPYPSVHIEKIHQMLAALSMELVASLNTKYSQMADILVPPSMALLTVYDDEYLGLKKSGCGSESCGNGGCASTTGGSCGCNSEKDASGSCGTCPK, encoded by the coding sequence ATGTTCGACCTGCCTTTGATCGAGGCATTGTACCTGAATCATCATTTTCATGGCGTTTTGCCTAAGGAAACCAAAAACCAAATCCTTACCAAAGCCGATCAGGCTGATCGGGCCTCATACAAGCTGAAGTTTCAAGCGTACAAGAGCCAGCGAGACGGAGTGGAGACGGATGTCATCCTCGAGGACATGGCTCGCAAACGCGTGCGGTGCCCGCTACTGAACTCTCAGGACCGATGTGACCTCTATGCGTTTCGTCCCATCACCTGCCGGCTGTACGGCATTCCGCAGGAAATCAATTCCAAGGCCAGAACATGTACGCTCACCAAATTTGAAGCTGGGGTTCCCTATCCGTCCGTCCATATCGAAAAGATTCACCAGATGCTTGCTGCGTTGAGTATGGAACTGGTGGCCAGCCTGAATACGAAATACTCTCAGATGGCGGACATACTCGTCCCGCCGTCCATGGCCCTGCTCACGGTGTATGACGATGAATACCTCGGACTCAAGAAATCCGGATGCGGCTCGGAATCTTGCGGTAATGGCGGGTGCGCTTCCACGACGGGTGGTTCCTGCGGGTGCAATTCCGAAAAAGATGCTTCTGGGAGTTGCGGAACATGTCCGAAATGA
- a CDS encoding polyprenyl synthetase family protein produces the protein MDNSYSMHHLQQFFKDELPVINDYLGRETRQLPELVRPVAEHVLRAGGKRLRPLLTILFSRCFSAGKKSPDPLPASRDIYPLACAMEFLHSATLLHDDILDGSDLRRGQTTAHLIFGRTETILAGDVLLALGNRLVAEYGDTRLSWRVADAIMRTASGEIQELEWIKNPTLSQEHYLEIITGKTAYLIQASCHCGALVSNSGPAVEQAALDFGINLGIAFQLTDDALDYSAKAEVAGKPVGNDLREGKLTLPLISYLESIAEHQRHETLAWIRDLGATSDHGVLSDQNRARHDQIIQAVRSTGCVQQTLDRAAHFVSLADNALSNLEQTRECTALREALHHTLHREK, from the coding sequence GTGGATAACAGCTACTCGATGCACCATCTCCAACAATTTTTCAAAGACGAACTGCCGGTCATTAATGATTATCTCGGCCGGGAAACCCGACAATTACCGGAACTGGTTCGTCCGGTGGCCGAGCATGTTCTCCGGGCGGGCGGCAAGCGCCTACGCCCTCTGCTGACCATTCTTTTCTCCCGATGCTTTTCGGCAGGAAAAAAATCACCAGACCCGCTTCCGGCATCGCGTGATATCTATCCCCTGGCCTGTGCCATGGAATTTCTGCACTCAGCCACCCTGCTGCACGACGACATCCTGGACGGCAGCGACCTGCGCCGGGGTCAGACCACGGCGCACCTGATCTTCGGCAGAACCGAAACCATCCTGGCTGGCGATGTTCTCCTGGCCCTGGGCAATCGTCTGGTTGCCGAGTACGGGGATACCCGCCTGAGCTGGCGCGTGGCCGACGCCATCATGCGCACGGCTTCCGGAGAAATCCAGGAACTGGAATGGATCAAGAACCCCACCCTGTCCCAGGAACACTATCTGGAAATCATCACCGGAAAAACCGCCTACCTGATCCAGGCCTCCTGCCACTGCGGCGCACTCGTCTCCAACTCGGGACCAGCAGTGGAACAAGCCGCCCTGGACTTCGGCATCAATCTGGGCATCGCCTTCCAGCTCACGGATGACGCCCTGGACTATTCAGCCAAGGCTGAAGTGGCCGGGAAGCCAGTGGGCAATGATTTGCGCGAAGGCAAACTGACACTGCCGTTGATATCCTACCTGGAATCCATCGCCGAGCATCAGCGGCATGAAACCCTGGCCTGGATCCGCGACCTGGGCGCCACCTCAGATCATGGCGTTCTTTCCGATCAAAACCGTGCACGCCATGATCAAATCATCCAGGCCGTACGCTCCACCGGCTGTGTCCAACAGACCCTTGATCGGGCTGCCCATTTCGTCTCCCTGGCCGACAATGCCCTCTCCAATCTCGAACAAACCCGGGAATGCACGGCTCTTCGGGAAGCTCTCCACCACACTCTGCACCGGGAAAAATAG
- a CDS encoding RsbRD N-terminal domain-containing protein — translation MELLCHEHFKDIAYSSHCSSHFHGITPFIHQPDSRHLLIFMTNDIITLLKDNKVMLVDRWTKLTLQTYPAESAHFYTREKDQFSNPVGHAMNKGLAEIFGAMLDGLDVQQVTSILDSMIRIRAVQGFVPSKSLAFLLFIKKIIREELGSEIKAKGMEEQLVVFEERIDGVLLVAFDIYSQCRSTLTELKSNEFINRHARLLKRANLMSEETRLS, via the coding sequence ATGGAGTTGCTCTGTCATGAACATTTCAAGGACATTGCGTATTCATCCCACTGCTCATCTCATTTCCACGGTATTACACCTTTTATACACCAGCCGGATTCACGGCATTTGCTGATTTTTATGACAAACGACATTATTACTCTGCTCAAAGACAACAAGGTCATGCTTGTCGACCGTTGGACCAAGCTCACGCTACAGACGTATCCCGCTGAAAGTGCTCATTTTTACACCAGGGAAAAGGATCAATTTTCCAATCCTGTCGGCCATGCCATGAACAAAGGGCTGGCCGAAATTTTTGGCGCCATGCTGGACGGTCTCGACGTGCAGCAGGTTACTTCGATTTTGGACAGCATGATCAGGATCCGGGCTGTACAGGGATTTGTTCCTTCGAAGTCTCTCGCGTTCCTTCTCTTTATCAAGAAGATCATCCGGGAAGAACTGGGTTCGGAAATTAAAGCAAAGGGAATGGAAGAACAGCTCGTGGTTTTTGAAGAGCGCATCGACGGGGTGTTGCTCGTTGCTTTTGACATTTATTCCCAATGCCGTTCGACCTTGACTGAATTGAAAAGCAACGAGTTTATCAACCGTCACGCCCGTCTCCTGAAACGGGCAAATCTGATGAGTGAGGAAACCCGTCTATCCTGA